CGCATTTGTCATTCACATCCAGATGTTAATGAAGCATTTAAAGATGCATGTGAAGCAGTGTTTTTAAAATGATTAGCTTATCATTTTAGCATGAGGTTCAGGTATTATGTTACATAGGCTATTAAGGTTAAAGTTAGAGTATAAAGTAGCGTTTTTTATTCTATTGTTAGCTATTATTTGGGTTAATAGTAGAATTTTTAAGAAATATGATCAGCAGATAGAACAAGATGTTTTTCATAATCGTCCTGTTAACATTAAAGTAGTAGAATCTAATGCTCAAGATAGAGTAGTGTACTTATCCTTGATAGGTGAAGTCGAAGCTTTTCGTTATGTTAATATTATGCCAGAAGTTGCTGGTAAGGTATCAGATGTCTTGGTAAAGGATGGGGATTATGTAACAGAAGGAAATATTTTAGTAAAAATAGAAAAATATGAAAAACAAGAACAATTAGAACAGGCTAAAGCTCTATTAAAGCAAAGAGAACTTGAATATAAAGCTTCTCAGTCTTTAAATGAACATGGATACAGATCTGAGATAAATGATGCATTATCTTTTACTGCTTTAGAATCAGCTAAAGCAGATGTAAAAAAAGCACAAATTAATTTATATAATACAGAGATAAAGGCTCCTTTTTCTGGATTTGTAGATAAAATGAATGTGCAAATTGGTGATTTGGTGTTTGCTGGTGGATCATCAATTGTGCAATTAGTTAACTTTGATAAAATAAGAGTGATTACTTATGTTCCAGAGAAGTATTTAAATAGATTAAAAGTGGGTGATATTTGTAAGATCTTAATTGCACAAAATGAAGAAATATATGCTCCTATTGTTTTTATCAGTAAAATAATAAATCGTAATACAAGAACTTATCGAGTGGAAATGATATTGGATAATGATGATTTAAAGATTTTTACGCAAGGGGCTGTTTATTCTATAAAGATTCCTGTGGGGAATTATCGAGCTCATAGAATTTCACCTTCTGCTTTAGATCTGCAAGATAATGGAGATTTGGGCATTAAAGTAATTGTTGATGAAAAAGTAAAATTTATACCTGTTGAAGTTATTGATAGTGAATACAACGGGGATATTTGGATTACAAATTCTCCTGATACTATTAAATTAATCACTTTAGGTCACGAATATGTGAAAGATAATACGCATATTGAACATAAGTCATAAAAAATTGAACTGAATTTAATTAGAGTCTTATAAAATCAAGAAGTTTAAGTAATTTTAATAAGTGAGTCTGATTTTTTTAGTATTATAAAAATTATGTTGCAGGTTGGTATTGTGTATTCTACAATGTAGGGAGTTCATTGTTTTATAAAATATAGTGGTAACAAAAGAAGGTATAATTGAAGCTGAGGGTATTGTAGTTAAGTTGTTGCGTGGTGCAACTTTTATGGTCAGGCTTAATGATAATTATGAAATTATAGCGCATGCTTCAGGGAAGATAAGGAAAAGTAAAATACGTATATTAATGCATGATAAGGTGTTGGTTGAAATCAGTACCTATGGTATTAATAAAGGCGAAGTAGGGAAAGGTAGAATTATTAGACGATTAAAGATTGTAGATGCTTAAGTTTGATAATTTGGTGTTAGCTTCTTCTTCAAAGCAAAGGTTGTCTTTACTGGAACAAATTGGTGTAATCCCTGGGCAGGTGGTGTCTCCTGGTATAAATGAGGTGATCTTAAAGAAGGAATTACCTAAAGCTTATTCAATACGTATAGCTAAAGAAAAAGGTACAAAAGTAAAGGTATTATATCCTGATAAGTTTGTATTGAGCGCAGATACTGTCGTATGTTGTGGTAGGAGGGTATTACCAAAAGCAGAGACAGAAGAACAAGCTCTTGAATGTATGAGATTAATATCAGGACGTAGGCATAGAGTTTATACAACTATTTGTTTGTATACTCCCCATGATAAATTGCATTGTAGAAGTGTGGTGGCAATAGTAAAGTTTAAGCGTTTATCTGTACAAGAAATAAATTGTTATATAATGTCCAGACAATGGGAAGGAAAGTCAGGTGGGTGTAGTATACAGACTGATGCTGGTAAGTTTGTATTGTCAATTAATGGATCATACTCTGCTGTTATAGGGTTACCATTGTATGAAACTTATTCGGTTTTGAATCAATATTTTAGTATATAAATTTCTTAGTTATAACTGTTGATATAGTAGAGCTATAGCTACATATTAGTAAGTTAGTGTTTGGGAGTGTACTTGCTTAAGTATTTTTCTATTATATACAATAATAGTGCTGTTATTAATAATAAATTCCTTGCTAAGAGTTGTGGCAGTTGCTAACATGGTAAGCATTTTAAAAAATAATTTATTATAGAAGTATTTGTTAATGCATTATAGATATATTTATTGGATTATTTATTGAAATTGCATTTCACACATGACGTAACATAATGGTCCTGTTATATACTTGACAGGTTATTGTCGTGGAGGAGTAACTGTTATGGAATTAGGAGAAAAAAATGGTTAATTTGCCACAATTTACAATGCGAGATTTAGTAGAATCTGGTGTTCACTTTGGTCATAAGGCAAGTAGGTGGAATCCTAGGATGGCTCCATATATATATGGAGTACATAATGATATTCACATTATCAATTTGCAGAATACTGTAGTTTTGCTTAGGAATGCATTAAAAGCCATATATGATATAGTTCTTAAGAGGGGGAGGGTATTATTTATAGGAACTAAAGTCCAAGCCTCTGCTATTATTGCTGATGAAGCAATACGTTGTGGACAATATTATATAAATAATAGATGGTTAGGAGGTATGTTAACAAATTGGGAAACTATCTCTCTATCAATAAAAAAACTGAAAGAATATGAAAAATTAATAGAAAATGTTGATAATCAGTTTACAAAGAAGGAATTATTACTTTTTGAGAAGAAAAGAGCAAAACTTGATAGGTCTATAGGTGGTATTTGTAATATGGGTGGATTGCCTCATGCCTTGTTTATAATTGATACAAATAAGGAACATATTGCAATTAAAGAAGCTAATAAATTAAATATTCCTATTATAGCAGTGTTGGATACTAATTCAGATCCTACTGGTATAGATTATCCAATTCCTGGAAATGATGATGCAGTACGTTCAATTGATTTCTTTTGTAAGATTGTGTCAGATACTATATTAGAGGCGATACGTTCTGATTTAGCTAAGTCTGGTATTAGTGTTGATGGTATTAAGGATTTTTCAGTAGAGAGAAGAGAAGATCTTTTGAAAACAAGTAATCGAGATAATAAGAATAATAAAAGTAGTGGTGCTATTGATAATATTGAAAATCTTAAAGAAGAAGATCTTATAGGAGGAAGTAATAATGAAGATTGATATTAATGCAGTAAAAGAATTGCGTAATTTGACAGGTGCTGGTGTTGGTGATTGCAAGGAGGCATTGAGTTCTTGTGCTGGTGATATAGAAAAAGCAAAAGATTACCTTAGAGAACAGGGTATTGCAAAAGCGTATAAAAAATCTAATAAAGATGTGTCAGATGGTTTAATAGCAATTCATGTTAATGGAAATCAAGGTGCAATTTTAGAAGTAAATTCGGAGACTGATTTTGTTGCTCGTAATGAAAAATTTCAGAAATTGGTATTAAATCTTGTTTCTTTAGCTAATCAGTATGCTATTGAAAATATAGAAGATTTTTTAAAGTATGAATATATTAGTGGTACTAATATTCGTGATGAAATAATGAGTAATATTGCAGTAATAGGAGAAAATATTCATTTAAATAAGATAGGGTATTTATCTGTGGGTAGTGGTGTTGTTAGTGGGTATATACATAATCCTGTAATTGATAATCTTGGTAAAATAGGAGCAATAGTTGCTTTAGAATCTACTGGTGATAGTGAAAAATTAAATGTGCTTGCAAAGCAAATAGCTATGCATATTGTTGCTGCAAGACCAGAGGCATTGTCTATAGATGTTTTAGATAAAGATATTTTAGATAAAGAACGTGAGATTATAAAGAAGCAGGTTGATCAATTAAACAAGCCAATATCAGTAGCAGAAAAAATAATAGATGGTAGAATAGCTAAGTTTTATCAAGATGTTGTTTTGTTAGAACAAATCTTTGTAATGGATAATCAATTAACAATTTCCGAATTAATAAAAAGAAAAGAGTCAGAGTTGGCTACAAATATTAATCTTATAGGATATAAGCTATTTGTCATTAATAAATAATGATACTATTAAGAATAGTATTTGTTTAAAAAATTTTAAGGCATAATGTGGGTACCAATGGTTTATGGCTTGTATAATAGATTATACCTATATGACTGTATAGTAATTGGTTATGCAATGTTTTATGTAATATTTGTGATAGCTATATTTTGTTTTATCTTAAATAGATTAGCATTATGCGTGTATTTCATGTACAATTGAAATCTATATGTCATAGCAGAACTATACACGTGTTTTTGTATATTGCGAGTATATGTTAAAGTTGGTATGATAGTTTTTTATTAAAAATATTAATTTGTAGATAAGTATAATTATTAAATGAGAGATTATGGATGTTACGCCTATTATTTATGCTAATCAAAATGTGATTACTGGCTATGGTAAAGGTAAGTTTTTTATAAATGATAATATCTATTTGGGGTCTCACATAATTTTTCCAAATAAAATTATTTCTTATTTAAATCTTAATATTTCTAACTTAGAAAATATAATTGAATTATTAGATGAAACTTTAGATATAGTGTTGATTGGTACTGGTAAAGATCATATATTTTTACCTAATGAAGTAAAAGACAATTTTTTAAAGCGTGGTTTTAATCTTGAACATATGTCTACAGGAGCAGTTTGTCGTACATATAATATTTTATTGTATGAAGGTAGAAATGTTTGTGCAGCGTTAATATCGTTATAAGTTCTTATGTTTTTTGAAATTATTAATGAATATTTTTTTATTAATGGTATAATTGCCATACTAATTGTGAGCTTGGTTACAGGGTCATTAGGATCATTTATGATATGGAAAAATCTTTCATATTTAGGTGATAGTATTTCTCATTCATCTATTTTAGGTGTAGCTTTAGCTGTTTTACTAGATATTAGTACATCTAGTGGAATTTTATGTATTTCTATTATTTTTGCATTGCTGTTGTCTTATAGCATAAATAGAATTTATTCTATAGATACGATTTTAAACATTGTTACTAATGTAATTATGTCTTTGGGAATGATATTATTATCTTTTTTCCCAGCTGCAAGTAATAATATTATACATTCATTGTTTGGGGATGTACTAATGTTAACTAGTAAAGATCTTATAATAATGGCTTTAGTAGCATTAGTAATTATTATTCTCGTTATATATAGGTGGAAATATTGGTTAATTATATCAATAAGTAATGATTTATCTGCGTCGGAAGGTGTAAATATAGGTTTTATAAAATTAGAATTTTTAGTAATACTATCTGTTTTTATTGCTTTTGCAGCTCAATTGGTAGGGATATTATTAATTACTGCTTTTTTAGTGATTCCTGCTGCAACAGCAAGATTAGTATCAAAAACGCCATTACAAATGATAATAATTTCTACAATTGTTTCTATATTTTCTGGTATAATAGGACTTTTGTTGTCTGAAAAGTTTGATATTTTTCCTGGTCCTTTGATTATCATGGTATCATTTGTATTTCTATTATTTATGTATTGTGTAAATAAATTTATAAATTAATATTTATATATAATTTTAAATATTATTCTAGTTATTTTAAAGATATTATGCTTAAATTAATATAATATATAATAATTGGGATATACTATGCCATCTTTCAAAAGCTTAATAATACGTACTACTGGTTTAGTAATAGGTTCTCTATTATTAATATTTAGTATTAATATGTTAATGCAACGTTGTAATAAAAAGGGCAATTGCATTTCTATATCTATAATTTTGTTATTAAGCGTTGGAATTACTGCTTTTTTTAAAATATATGGTAATAATGAAAATTCATTAACATTTATTAAAATTAAAATATGTGCAATGTTGTTAGCTAGTGCTTTAGTAATGTTTTGTATTGCTAATTTAGTGTTGAGAAAAAAAGGTAAATGTCATTCCAAATTTAGAGAACAAAATAAGAAAATTTACTCTTTAAGGATTGATATCACTAATTTAGAAATACAGCTTAATATTATGAAAAGGGAAATAGAGTGGTATTTTAGTGATTTATGTTCTGATACTAAAATTTGTATTGATATAAAACAAGAATACTTACTACCAACCGATAAAGCATATTATGATATTGATTTTTTGTGCAAAATAACAAAATTTATTATCTTTGGTATAGCATTGTTGATATTTTTATATCAGTCTTTTTATAGTTCTCTTAATGAAAAGTTTGGATCGACTGAATTATTTATGTATTATACTTTAGTATCATTATTTTTTTTCACATTTATAGTAGATCAGTCAACTGTTTATTACATTAAAGAAAATTATAAACCTATTGAGGAAGGTGATAAAAATATCATTAATACTTTAAGTGCTGAATTGAAAACAAAAAAGAAATTATATGATATTTTGTTAAAAGATATATCAAAGTATAATAGGATTGCTGTTAAAAAATGGCAAAATGTAAATCACCTTCGTACATTAGAAGATAGTAGAGATAAAATACTAAATATTTTAGATAGAATTTAATTTATATTACTCAGCTTGATTATGTAAGTAGGAATATTTATGATAACAAATTTCTGTATATTTTAAATTATAATATAATTTTTTATTAAGATATATAAATATTTGTAAAATTAGGTTTTTAATTTAATATTTTGTTTAAGTAAATATACTAAAAATATAATATGCTATATTATTAAGTAATAATCAAAAATCAAATTTATGTAAATGTTATTAGTAGTAAGGGAGGTGGGATTTAATTGTTATTGACACTTTGCTTTTTATCATAATATATTGTATAAATTTGTTGTGATATGTGAATGATATCTGTTTAAATTAGTTATGAAGTAATCTCTTGCATAGTTGTAAGTATTTTGGTAATGGGTCATCTATTTTTATATATAAAGATTAAGGAGTGGTATAGCGTTCCTATATAAAATAACTGGTTGATTAACAAAATATACTTGTGTAACTGGGTATTACTTTTATAATATTAGTTCGGTGTTATGTATTTTGTATCATCATTGTAATATTGAAGGATAGTTATGAGTCACGATGAAAATAAATACTCTGTATTTAAAGCAAAAGTTAAAAGGCGGGATTTTTTAGGCTTAACTACTTTATCTATGGTAGGTATTGGGTTATTTTCATCGGTGTATTCCTTAATAAAGTTTTTAAGTCCATCTGCAGAAGTGGTAGCACAGGCTACTGTTGAAGTAAATTTATCAGATATTAAAGAAGGAAAAACTAAAGTTGTAAAATGGCAAGGTAAGCCTGTTTTTATACGTAGGCGCACTATACAAGAGATAGAAGAAGCAAAAGCTGTAAAAATAGATAGCTTGCGGGATCCGCAGTCTGATCAAGAGCGTACCCATCAGGGAAGGGAAGAGTGGTTAGTAATGGTGGGTATTTGTACACATTTAGGATGTGTTCCTGTAGAAGTAGATGATGGAAAAAAAGGGTGGTATTGTCCTTGTCATGGTTCTAAGTATGATACATCTGGAAGGATTATTAGCGGCCCTGCTCCACTTAATCTTCCTGTGCCTGATTACTATTTTTCTGGTAAAGACGTTATTATTATAGGGGCAAAAGGGGTTGATGCTGCATAAATAAATATTAAGGTAAGAGGTATTAGTTAATGTCTGGACATGATAATATGAAAAATCCCGAAGGAAAAGGTGTTCTGGCTTGGATAGAATATAGGATGCCAGTTGGTGCTTTTTTAAAAGGGTTGGCTTCATATCAGGTTCCTAAAAATCTAAATTATGCATGGAATTTTGGTTCACTTGCTGGTATTGCTTTAATATTACAAATTATAACAGGGATATTTTTAGCAATGCATTATACACCGCATGTTGCACATGCATTTTATAGCGTGGAAAGAATAATGCGAGATGTTAATTATGGTTGGTTAATAAGGTATACTCATGCTGTAGGTGCCTCGTTCTTTTTTATAGTTGTATATATACACATATTACGTGGTTTATACTATGGTTCTTATAAAAGTCCTAGAGAGTTAGTGTGGTTTGTTGGGATTTTTATCTTTTTTGCAATGATGGCAACTGCATTTATGGGATATGTATTACCGTGGGGACAGATGAGTTTTTGGGGTGCAACTGTAATTACTAACTTGTTTTCTGTTATACCTTTAGTTGGTCAGGATATTGTACAGTGGTTATGGGGTGGTTTTTCTGTTGATAATCCTACATTAAATAGATTTTTTGCATTGCATTATTTATTACCTTTTATTATAGTAATGCTTGCTTCATTACATGTTGTAGCATTGCACAGGTTTGGATCAGGTAATCCAAGTGGAATAGAAGTAAAATCTAATAGAGATACTATTCCTATTTATCCTTACTTTATTGTTAAGGATTGTATAACATTTGGCATATTTTTTATACTTTTATTTTTGTTTGTATTTTATATTCCGAATTATTTAGGGCATCCAGATAATTATATTGAAGCTGATCCTATGGTCACACCTGCTCATATAGTTCCTGAATGGTACTTTTTGCCTTTTTATGCTATGTTACGTTCTATTCCTAATAAATTATTGGGGGTAGTTACTATGATTAGTTCTATAGCAGTGTGGTTTTTATTACCTGTATTAGATAGGTGTAAAGTTAAAAGTGGTAGTTACCGTCCAATTTTTAGGATTTTTTATTTTGTGTTTATAATAAATTTTTGTTTTTTAACTTGGCTTGGTGGACAAGAAGTTAGAGAGCCATTTATAACACTTAGTAGGTTATCTACATTATATTATTTTTCATATTTTTTAATCGTATTGCCTATATTGTCTAAATACGAAAAACCGACTGTAATTCCAAAAACAATAAGTGATACAGTACCGGAGATGAAATAATTATGTTAGTGCGGTTTCTTCTTATAATTTGTTTTATTTGTGTGCCATTTATATGTATAGCAGAAGAGTTTAAACATCTATCTCCTAAGAAGATTAATTGGAAATTTGATGGTATATTAGGTTCATTTGATAAGCAATCTATACAACGTGGTTATCAGGTATATAGAGAAGTGTGTTCATCTTGTCATTCTATGAAGAGAATAGCATTTCGTAATTTACGTGATGTAGGATTTTCTGAAGATGAGGTGAAAACTATTGCTGCATCGTATCAGGTTATAGATGGTCCAAATGATATTGGTGAGATGTTTGAACGTCCAGGAATTCAATCAGATTATTTTGTATCTCCTTTTCCTAATAAGGAGGCTGCTGTAGCTGCTAATAGAGGTGCATTTCCACCTGATTTGTCTTTAATAATTAAAGCAAGGCATAATGGTGCCAATTATGTATATTCTTTATTAACTGGTTACGAAAGCCATGAGTCTGATGAAGGTGGATTATATACAAATCCTTATTTTAGTACTGGGAAAATAGCCATGGCTCCGCCACTTTCTGATAATTTAGTTCAATATACAGATGGTACAGATTCTAAAGTGGAAAATATGGCGTATGATGTTGTGAATTTTCTACAATGGGCAGCTGAGCCTGAAATGGAAATGCGTAAAAAACTAGGTATTAAAGTTATTAGCTTTTTATTAATACTTACAGTTTTTGTGATATTTATAAATAAGAGATTGTGGGAAAGTCTTTATAAGAAGTAATTGTACTTATAACGTTTTCTTATAATTCAGTCTTTTTTTAGAATCTAACATTATGGGTTGGCATGTTTATTTTTAAATATATGTTAAGTTTTATGTTATAAATAGTAGTAATCTCGTTACTGAACTAGGTGCCTTAACTCAATATAGCAGGAAATTTCATTTTTAATTTGTATTCTATTTTATTTTTAATGTAGAAGACATTGAAGCGTATCCTTAGATAAGGTTCTGGTATTCTATAAATCATGTTACACTAATTTCTTAGTGTATTAATATTAAAGTTTTATAGAATTTATAAATTCCTTCACATTAGAATTGCATTATATAAAACATATTTATGTTTCAACATAAATATATCATATATTTTTTTATTTTTTAGGATGATTAATATAATTTTGCTATCGATAATACTATTCAATGAATATATATGATATATAATAATATTATTATTGTTTTAATGATATAATTAGTGTAGTGTGTGTAACTAATGTGTGTATTTGTGAAAAATCTTTTGCTAATTTCTGCTTTAACCTTTCTATTAATAATGTGTTCTCATAATGCTTTTTCTGATGAAGTATTAGATAGTATTTTTGTAGGTAATCATAATATAAGTAATGCTAAAAATTCATTCTCAGGAATTAATAATAAGGTGGAAGCAAAGGGTGGGCATATTAAAATTGCTGGCAATATGGTTTCTTATGGTTGGTATTCAGGTGGTGGTAGTAAGAATTCAGGAAGAACTATAAAGAGTAAGCGTTTTAATGTAGATATAGAGGAGGAAATGTTGATAATATTGGTGCTAAACATGATGGTATGTTGAATAATTGGAATTGATTCGAAACCAGATAAATATGGAATTATATATGGAGTATATTCTCAAATACATATTCCACATGTTGCAGGAAAAAGTTTTGGTAATAATTCTGCATTTAATAGGGAATCAAAAATATTTGCTAAGACTCCTTATGGTGATTTTTCAGTTGGATATCAGGAAGGTGTAGAATCCATTATAAAATTAAATGCTTTTAGTATAATTGCTGGTGATAATTATAATATATGGGCAAAACATTTAAGAAATATTCTGTATGATATGAAGGATGCCTCAGGTTATTTTGTATATTGTTTAAATTTTTATTCTGAATTATATAGTGAAAGTTTTTTTCGTAATAGTGATTACATAGTAACTGGTATTATTGTTGGAACTTTTATTAATAATTTGCCATTTAGGTTATCTTACCAATCACAAAATTTTATGGGATTAAGATTCGGGATAAGTTACTCTCCTTTTGGATATGATAGGGAATTATCTGAAATGTCACAGATAAATTCCAGTAATGTAATTAAATATGTAGAAAACTATGCTTTACCTTTAATTCTTATTGGGCACAAGGTATGTGCATGTTGTTAGTAGTGGTATTTCTTATACTTATGACTTTAAAAATTTTAAATTTAGTACTTCCATTATAGGGGAATATGGTAGAGAAGATGTTTTTTCTGATTCTATGGAACGCTATAATGTATATTTTAAACATCATAAATTAAAAGGAATATCTGTTGGGTGGAATATTAGCTATAAAAGAATAGAGTTTGCAGGATCTTATGGAAATTTTAATGGGTTCTGGAATTCCTTATGCTAGATGTACTGTAAATATTTACTGTAGGCCCTATTGTATATTATTGAAAGATATTGATTACTATTGGGATATAGGTATTGCTTATAAAGATGGGCCTTTAAGCTTGAGTCTTATTTACTTTACGAGTAATAGGATTGGTAATAATAAATGATATAAGTGTGGGAACTGAATATAATATCTTGAGATATAATGGGTTTAGAAATAGCTTGTTTGCTAATTATCATTATTATACTTTCAACCAATTTGAGTATGATTATAATACTATTAGAAACAGTAAAGGTAGTGTATTGCTGGTAGGTACAAAGTTGGAATTTTAAACTTTCATCTTAAAATATGATAATTATTGTATGAAAGCTATAATTTTTTTAATTTTATACTTTAATTAGTGATAAAATATAATAACATGTTTCTTGAATACATAAAATAAAGTTCTGTATTTGCTTGTTGTTGATATAGCTTTACTTTATTAAAAAAATCTAAGCATTTTGTATGGTAATATGTACTAAATTATGAACATTTATAATATATTTTCCAATTAAACTTTTCTATTATATCCAATATTTCACACAACAGATATTCCTTATTATAAACTATTCGTGTGTTAGCATAAGGCGATATTAGGTAGATGCTACATTGTCTGTAACTGTTTACTATTATTTTATATTTATTGTTAAATAAAATTTGTTAATTATTGCTTTTTTTTTATATATAAATTAAGTTTGTTTATTAAATATTATAATTATTAATAATATTATTTTCAATTTTAAATAGAATTTTACTCAAAGTTGTATAAAATATTTTGACTTATTATTATTTGGTGGTTAACATCTGAATTTAATCTGGTATTGGATGGTTTTATTATGAAAATTACTTTGGTAGCATCTGCTTTAGCTTCCTTTCTTGTATTGTACGGAAATGTTTCATTTTCAGTAGATATACTAAGTGATATTAATATAGAGAAAAAACAGATTTATAGTATGAATGAAAAAGATATTTTAAAAACAAAGGATGAGAATAAAGAGTATAATCGTTTATTAAAGGTAGGCCGTGCTCTAGTAAGTGGGCAGGCTATATCTTATATGTGGTCTTCGTCTGATAAATATAGAAATCTTTCTGATATATCTGGTGATATAGATGATTGGGGTATGAATTACGATGCTATATTACGTTTAGGAGCTGAAATAAAATCAAATGATTCTGGTATTAAGTATGGTGCGGATTTTCAAGTATCTATGCCTAGTGTTAAAGGAAAAGATTTTGAAAGAAAAGCTGCTTTAAATAGAGGGTCTAGAATATTTGCTTCTACTCCTTACGGTGATTTTTCAGCAGGTTATCAGGAAGGTGTGGAATCTATAATGAAATTAGATTCTTCTAATATAATTGCTGGAGATGAGAGTAATAGTTGGACACAACATATAAGGGGTGCATTATTTGAAAGAAAAAATGCTTTAGGATATTCAATGTATCCATTTCTTTTTTCTGCTGGATTGTATAGTGAAAATATCTTTAGAAATAATGATAACATGGTACATACTATAGATAGTGATAAGGATTTTATTAATAATCTGCCTTTTAGAATGTCTTATCAATCTCCTAATTTTATGGGATTAAGGTTTGGGGTGAGTTATTCTCCTCTAGGGTATAAGTTTGAGCATTTTGGTAGGGTGCTTAAGTTATATACTACTAATGTAATTGATGTGATTAATAAAATTCCTGATTTTGATGTAACAATGCCATCACCTGGTACTGTAGATTTGAGTACATTGGTTGAAAAATTAAAAACAGCTAATTTGACAGGTACTTTAACTTTAAAGCAAGACAAAAACACAGTTCCAAATCTTAAGGTGAAATTTAATAACAAAGACAAAAATAC
This Ehrlichia japonica DNA region includes the following protein-coding sequences:
- a CDS encoding cytochrome b/b6, which produces MSGHDNMKNPEGKGVLAWIEYRMPVGAFLKGLASYQVPKNLNYAWNFGSLAGIALILQIITGIFLAMHYTPHVAHAFYSVERIMRDVNYGWLIRYTHAVGASFFFIVVYIHILRGLYYGSYKSPRELVWFVGIFIFFAMMATAFMGYVLPWGQMSFWGATVITNLFSVIPLVGQDIVQWLWGGFSVDNPTLNRFFALHYLLPFIIVMLASLHVVALHRFGSGNPSGIEVKSNRDTIPIYPYFIVKDCITFGIFFILLFLFVFYIPNYLGHPDNYIEADPMVTPAHIVPEWYFLPFYAMLRSIPNKLLGVVTMISSIAVWFLLPVLDRCKVKSGSYRPIFRIFYFVFIINFCFLTWLGGQEVREPFITLSRLSTLYYFSYFLIVLPILSKYEKPTVIPKTISDTVPEMK
- a CDS encoding efflux RND transporter periplasmic adaptor subunit, encoding MLHRLLRLKLEYKVAFFILLLAIIWVNSRIFKKYDQQIEQDVFHNRPVNIKVVESNAQDRVVYLSLIGEVEAFRYVNIMPEVAGKVSDVLVKDGDYVTEGNILVKIEKYEKQEQLEQAKALLKQRELEYKASQSLNEHGYRSEINDALSFTALESAKADVKKAQINLYNTEIKAPFSGFVDKMNVQIGDLVFAGGSSIVQLVNFDKIRVITYVPEKYLNRLKVGDICKILIAQNEEIYAPIVFISKIINRNTRTYRVEMILDNDDLKIFTQGAVYSIKIPVGNYRAHRISPSALDLQDNGDLGIKVIVDEKVKFIPVEVIDSEYNGDIWITNSPDTIKLITLGHEYVKDNTHIEHKS
- the tsf gene encoding translation elongation factor Ts; translation: MKIDINAVKELRNLTGAGVGDCKEALSSCAGDIEKAKDYLREQGIAKAYKKSNKDVSDGLIAIHVNGNQGAILEVNSETDFVARNEKFQKLVLNLVSLANQYAIENIEDFLKYEYISGTNIRDEIMSNIAVIGENIHLNKIGYLSVGSGVVSGYIHNPVIDNLGKIGAIVALESTGDSEKLNVLAKQIAMHIVAARPEALSIDVLDKDILDKEREIIKKQVDQLNKPISVAEKIIDGRIAKFYQDVVLLEQIFVMDNQLTISELIKRKESELATNINLIGYKLFVINK
- a CDS encoding metal ABC transporter permease, with translation MFFEIINEYFFINGIIAILIVSLVTGSLGSFMIWKNLSYLGDSISHSSILGVALAVLLDISTSSGILCISIIFALLLSYSINRIYSIDTILNIVTNVIMSLGMILLSFFPAASNNIIHSLFGDVLMLTSKDLIIMALVALVIIILVIYRWKYWLIISISNDLSASEGVNIGFIKLEFLVILSVFIAFAAQLVGILLITAFLVIPAATARLVSKTPLQMIIISTIVSIFSGIIGLLLSEKFDIFPGPLIIMVSFVFLLFMYCVNKFIN
- the petA gene encoding ubiquinol-cytochrome c reductase iron-sulfur subunit, producing MSHDENKYSVFKAKVKRRDFLGLTTLSMVGIGLFSSVYSLIKFLSPSAEVVAQATVEVNLSDIKEGKTKVVKWQGKPVFIRRRTIQEIEEAKAVKIDSLRDPQSDQERTHQGREEWLVMVGICTHLGCVPVEVDDGKKGWYCPCHGSKYDTSGRIISGPAPLNLPVPDYYFSGKDVIIIGAKGVDAA
- the rpsB gene encoding 30S ribosomal protein S2, whose product is MVNLPQFTMRDLVESGVHFGHKASRWNPRMAPYIYGVHNDIHIINLQNTVVLLRNALKAIYDIVLKRGRVLFIGTKVQASAIIADEAIRCGQYYINNRWLGGMLTNWETISLSIKKLKEYEKLIENVDNQFTKKELLLFEKKRAKLDRSIGGICNMGGLPHALFIIDTNKEHIAIKEANKLNIPIIAVLDTNSDPTGIDYPIPGNDDAVRSIDFFCKIVSDTILEAIRSDLAKSGISVDGIKDFSVERREDLLKTSNRDNKNNKSSGAIDNIENLKEEDLIGGSNNED
- the infA gene encoding translation initiation factor IF-1, producing the protein MVTKEGIIEAEGIVVKLLRGATFMVRLNDNYEIIAHASGKIRKSKIRILMHDKVLVEISTYGINKGEVGKGRIIRRLKIVDA
- a CDS encoding Maf family nucleotide pyrophosphatase, with translation MLKFDNLVLASSSKQRLSLLEQIGVIPGQVVSPGINEVILKKELPKAYSIRIAKEKGTKVKVLYPDKFVLSADTVVCCGRRVLPKAETEEQALECMRLISGRRHRVYTTICLYTPHDKLHCRSVVAIVKFKRLSVQEINCYIMSRQWEGKSGGCSIQTDAGKFVLSINGSYSAVIGLPLYETYSVLNQYFSI
- a CDS encoding Mth938-like domain-containing protein, with translation MDVTPIIYANQNVITGYGKGKFFINDNIYLGSHIIFPNKIISYLNLNISNLENIIELLDETLDIVLIGTGKDHIFLPNEVKDNFLKRGFNLEHMSTGAVCRTYNILLYEGRNVCAALISL